The following is a genomic window from Bacteroidia bacterium.
CACGGACCGGAAAAAGCATCTCTTCGTCAGCTCTGGCGGCAAGAACATCGCGCCGCAGCCCATCGAGAGTCTGTTCGCAGGGAGCGATTACATCGATCAATTCGTACTCATCGGCGACAAGCGCATGTATCTTACCGCACTGATCGTACCCGATATGGATGCGCTGAAACAGTACGCGAAAACCCACGGCATCACCTACGGCGATTCGAAGGAATTGCTGAAGCATCCGGACATTCACCGCCTGATCGAGCAAACGATACAGACACGCCAGAAGGACCTCGCGAATTTCGAGAAGGTCCGCCGCTTCAGTCTGCTCGAAGAGCCCTTTACCATCGAGAATGGCGAAATGACGCCCAGCATGAAAATCCGCCGCAAGGCCGTGGAGGAACGTTATCAGGAGCTGATCGAGTCCATGTATCGCACCTGAACGCGGTTTGGCGGCTGACGGGGATTTTCCTACATTATTCTTTTGACAGAAACAATAGTTTCATCACGCACATGATTGAATCCTACATCCCGATTTTCATGATCCTTGGCGCCGCCATGGTCTTCGGCGTCGTCTCCGTGAACATGTCATGGCTCCTGGGGCCGCAGCGGCCGTATCGCGAGAAAATGACCACGTACGAAAGCGGCATCGACCCTGTGACGACCGCTCACACCCGTTTTTCCGTGAAATACTACATGGTGGCGCTCTCCTTCATCATCTTCGACATCGAAGTGGTGTTCATGTATCCCTGGGCGGTACGCTTCAAGGAACTCGGATGGCCGGGTTTTGTTGTTATTCTTGTATTCGTGGTCGTCCTTGTGGTCGGCTTCATTTACGAGTTGAAGAAAGGAGCATTACGATGGGATTAGAATCAGCGATAGGCGAAGGATACATTACCACAAAGCTCGACGCCCTGATCGGCTGGGCGCGCAAAAGTTCGCTCTGGCCGATGCCGATGGGACTTTCCTGCTGTGCGATAGAACTGATGTCCGCCGGCGATCCGCGCCACGACATCTCGCGCTTCGGCATGGAAGTGATGCGTTTTTCACCGCGGCAGTCCGATGTGATGATTGTCGCCGGTACGGTGACGTACAAAATGGCCAGCGTCGTCCGCAAGATTTACGATCAGATGGCCGAACCCCGCTGGGTGATCGCCATGGGTGCCTGTGCGTCGTCGGGCGGCATGTTCCGTTCCTATTCCGTGGTGCAGGGCATTGACCAGTTCATTCCCGTGGATGTGTTCACCGCCGGATGTCCCCCACGTCCCGAGAATCTCTTCCATGCGCTGATCGAGCTGCAGGACAAAGTCAGCAAATCCAGCGTGCTGGACTATCAGAACCGCAAAGATCCGATCATTGTCCAATAACGGCAGCCCACCGGGGCCCGGTCCAATCTTTACACCATGAACGAAACCCTGGAAAAGCTCGTCGCCTCGATGAAAGATCGCTTCGGCGCGGGCATAACGAACGTCACGGAATTCCGCGATGATGTGATCGTCACCGTCTCGCGCGATATCATCGTGGAGGCGACGACCTTTCTTCGCGACAATGCCGATTGCCCCTTTCCCCTGTGCGAGGACGTGTTCGGCGTCGACCAGTTCACGCGCAAGCAGCGTTTTGAGGTGAATTACCATTTTTTCTCCGTCGCAAAAAAGGAGAGAATTCATCTCAAGGTGCAGGTGGAGGAGCAGGATGCCTCCGTACCCTCCATCACCGGTGTGTTTCCCGGCGCGGGCTGGTACGAGCGTGAGACCTTCGACATGTACGGCATCACCTTTCCCGGCAACAACGATTTACGCCGCATGTACATGCCGGAGAGCTACGAGTACTTTCCGCTGCGGAAGGATTTCCCGCTTATGGGCATCCCCGGTTCCATTCCCCTTCCGAAGCGAGGTGGCGCATGAGTACCGATCGTATCATCGCCGACGACATGTATCAGAGCCCCGTCGCGACATCCAGCATCCCACCCAAGGGACAGCGCACGCAGTTGCTGCAGGCGCTGCTGGACATGGATCCGGATCTCACCTACGACGATCCGCTGGAAAACGACATGATCCTGAGCATGGGGCCTTCGCATCCCGCCACGCACGGTGTGTTGAGAATCCTTCTGCGTCTGGATGGTGAAACCATTGTCAGCGGTATTCCCGAGCTCGGCTATTTGCACCGCGGCTACGAGAAAATCGCCGAGAACGAGACCTATCACGAATTCATCACACATACCGACCGTCTGGACTACCTCCAGCCGGTGCACAACAACGTCGGATATATTCTCGCGGTAGAGAAATTGCTGGGCATCGAAGCCCCGCCGCGCGCGCAGTACATCCGTACCATGCTCGCAGAGCTTGCGCGCATTTCCTCGCATCTCGTGGGTTTCGGTGTGATGGCCATGGACGTCGGGGCCATGACGCTGCTGCTATGGTGCTTCCGCGAGCGCGAGAAAATCCACGATATTTATGATCTGGTGATCGGTGCGCGTTTCACGACCAGCTACACGCGTATCGGCGGATTGGCACAGGACATCACCCACGAAGGGCTGGCCGCCATCAGCGCGTTTCTGGATCAATTCCCCGAACGCCTGGACGAAGGCGAGCGTCTGCTGAACCGCAACCGCATTTTCTTCGACCGCTGCCGCGGCACCGGGCTCATCACCGCGGAAGAAGCGCTGGCCTGGGGTTTTACCGGACCGAACCTCCGCGGATCCGGTGTGCCTCTGGACTTGCGCCGCGACAAACCCTATCTGGTGTACAACGACCTCGATTTCGATGTCATCACCGAGACGGAAGGCGATTCGCTTGCGCGCTATTACGTCCGCCTCGCCGAGATGAAAGAGAGCGTGAAAATCGTTCGGCAGTGCATTGAAAAACTTCCCTCCGGCAGCATACATGCGCATGAGCCGAAGAAGGTGCTGCCGAGGAAGGAACGCGTGTACACCCGCATGGAAGAATTGATCCACGATTTCATGATCGTGAACTTCGGCGTCAATCCGCCCGCGGGTGAAGTGTATCAGGCGATCGAATCGTCGAAAGGACAGCTGGGCTTCCATATCGTGAGCCGCGGCGAA
Proteins encoded in this region:
- the ndhC gene encoding NADH-quinone oxidoreductase subunit A; this translates as MIESYIPIFMILGAAMVFGVVSVNMSWLLGPQRPYREKMTTYESGIDPVTTAHTRFSVKYYMVALSFIIFDIEVVFMYPWAVRFKELGWPGFVVILVFVVVLVVGFIYELKKGALRWD
- the nuoB gene encoding NADH-quinone oxidoreductase subunit NuoB, with translation MGLESAIGEGYITTKLDALIGWARKSSLWPMPMGLSCCAIELMSAGDPRHDISRFGMEVMRFSPRQSDVMIVAGTVTYKMASVVRKIYDQMAEPRWVIAMGACASSGGMFRSYSVVQGIDQFIPVDVFTAGCPPRPENLFHALIELQDKVSKSSVLDYQNRKDPIIVQ
- a CDS encoding NADH-quinone oxidoreductase subunit C, producing the protein MNETLEKLVASMKDRFGAGITNVTEFRDDVIVTVSRDIIVEATTFLRDNADCPFPLCEDVFGVDQFTRKQRFEVNYHFFSVAKKERIHLKVQVEEQDASVPSITGVFPGAGWYERETFDMYGITFPGNNDLRRMYMPESYEYFPLRKDFPLMGIPGSIPLPKRGGA
- the nuoD gene encoding NADH dehydrogenase (quinone) subunit D — its product is MSTDRIIADDMYQSPVATSSIPPKGQRTQLLQALLDMDPDLTYDDPLENDMILSMGPSHPATHGVLRILLRLDGETIVSGIPELGYLHRGYEKIAENETYHEFITHTDRLDYLQPVHNNVGYILAVEKLLGIEAPPRAQYIRTMLAELARISSHLVGFGVMAMDVGAMTLLLWCFREREKIHDIYDLVIGARFTTSYTRIGGLAQDITHEGLAAISAFLDQFPERLDEGERLLNRNRIFFDRCRGTGLITAEEALAWGFTGPNLRGSGVPLDLRRDKPYLVYNDLDFDVITETEGDSLARYYVRLAEMKESVKIVRQCIEKLPSGSIHAHEPKKVLPRKERVYTRMEELIHDFMIVNFGVNPPAGEVYQAIESSKGQLGFHIVSRGEGHPWRLKIRSPSFCNLQVLPHLLKGHMISDILAVLGSIDPVMGEADK